TGAAGTCTCTGGTTTTGCCGCAACCCCTCCCGAATGGGTCATGAGGGATTGCATGATTTGTTGGTATTTCAAGTCTCTTGTAGCTTGAGCTAGTATATCCAACGCTGTTTCCCCATTCGTGTTTGTTGCGTTCACTTCTATTGTTGTATTGAGTAGCAAGAAGTTTATAGTCTAAGAAATGTAGTTCAAAATCGAACAGTAGATTAGTTATAACAtgtaaaataataatcaaaacctGGCCTTCTCACACGTTGGGCCTGGGTCGGGCTGGTGTAGCTAGATGTCCCAAGATTAGCCGAATACGTACtataaacttttttaacaaaatattgaaaaatttgtaggtattatatatatatatatatattacattgaTAGGGTCGTTGTATTGATTAGAAACCATCAAAATTAGTGTGATCCACGGATCTAATCTCAACCATTAGATCAACTATTATTAATGGATGTGATTCAAAGTAAACTTATACATGAAAATTCATCGATCTTCGGCTGTCATCTCCGCGACATCTTTGGCGTCATCTTCATCTCCGGCGATAATCAGTTTCGTTTTCCGGTGGATaaggtacgggcgttgccctaatccttctaaaggggttgtcatcAAACGCATATGAGAacggtatggatttgatgggcgacaatccaagagatggtggcggtttgATACGGCACGGGCACCGTGgctgtctcgccggagaagaaggaagagGTGGCCGACGGCTGTCTCACCGTAGAGGAGAGGGGGAGAAGAGGATTAAATCTCATCGATCCATTGACGAGGATAAATCAAAGGCCAAGATTTGGTCCTTGGATCTCAcccaaaattagggtttaaatGAACAAACCTCTACATTGATCAGTACTCGTATATATGACATATCATCAGATGAAGATGCTAAAGCCTTTTTTTGCAAGAATTTATATGAATGATGGAAACGAGTATGGAACGTACCTGAATTTGCTTGTCAGCAACAGCAAGGTGCAGTAGAGTATTGCCGTAACCATCCTTTGTATTTACAAACTCATGATCACCCATAGTCTCTATCAAAAACTTCAAAACCTCAAATTGGCCATGCTTTACACACAAGTGCAAGATGGTGTCTTGCTGCACCATGGCTCTTGCTGCGTGAGGCTGGGCTTGCACCATCTCTTTCACAACATCAAGGTGTCCTCTAATGGCTGCAACATGGACAGGGTTTCCTCCATCACGATCACGTGCATGGCATGTCCCAGGGTTAGCCGATACCAATGCCTTTACTACTTCAACGTGGCCTTTTGCAGCGGCTAGATGGAGAGGCAAGTGTTTTTGTGAATCACACTCGGTAGCAAGATGGGGATTTCGTGTCAAGATCTCCTTGACAAAATCTGTATGTCCAAGCGTGGATGCGACATGTAGAGGCATGTCGCCGTGATGGTTTAGGGTAACTCTGTTAAGAATCAAGGGATCTTCTTGAAGCAACATTAGTAAGGTGGATATGTTTCCTTCTAATGATGCTTCATAAAGAAGCTTTTCTCTTCTCTCCATGtctgaatatatataattagtttacTCAAATTAACTAACAtattcttctatatatatatagctagatcGAGAGAGATTGCCCTtgtggaatttttttttttttcagtttatgTGGAAGGAAGATTTATTCCAACTGATCGAGACTCCAAACTAGCCACaataattaattttcttttacgtAGTATATTTTTCTAGCTAGCTAGTCGATGATCACTACTTTGTCTTTATTTTGTGGATGGCAGGCATATATTTACTCCAACTCCAACTTCAATTCGTTGAAGTTCgcttatttattatttgtggaataaattaataacaataCGCGCGCTTGTTTAACAGCTAGCTAACTTGAGTATCTAATATATGATGTCATCacaatgatgatatatatatataagatgaaaATACGTGCACCACATATTATTGGCCGGTCTTATCAGGAAAAATACCATCTCATCATTTCGTTGGAAATCATGAGGTCAAGTAGCTAGAATTAACTTGTTTGCCTACAGTAGCAGCACGTACTACAAATCATAttgtatttgttcacacttttaggtgagtgtgaacaaattaaaaattttgtcacgctttttaatgtgtagaaatatattaaattaaaagtgtgtagaaatttttt
The sequence above is drawn from the Erigeron canadensis isolate Cc75 chromosome 4, C_canadensis_v1, whole genome shotgun sequence genome and encodes:
- the LOC122597908 gene encoding ankyrin repeat-containing protein BDA1-like — protein: MERREKLLYEASLEGNISTLLMLLQEDPLILNRVTLNHHGDMPLHVASTLGHTDFVKEILTRNPHLATECDSQKHLPLHLAAAKGHVEVVKALVSANPGTCHARDRDGGNPVHVAAIRGHLDVVKEMVQAQPHAARAMVQQDTILHLCVKHGQFEVLKFLIETMGDHEFVNTKDGYGNTLLHLAVADKQIQTINFLLLNTTIEVNATNTNGETALDILAQATRDLKYQQIMQSLMTHSGGVAAKPETSFAQVPKGSRSKVQLDRHQTTLPFFSLSKDDDHLTNYHEDWLDRMRNSLMVVASLIATMAFQAGTNPPSGVWQDDSNNNDPLRKAGFAVMAYTHQDLYHVFLISNTVGFVSTLSIIMLLISGLPCLKHRFFLWILMVTMWIATTSMSLTYFVSILALIPSPLRDIVSPIAGGIVIVWIGLLTLLLVGHTVRLIAIPLRGFIRLLLPRKRHVVVV